A window of the Eretmochelys imbricata isolate rEreImb1 chromosome 7, rEreImb1.hap1, whole genome shotgun sequence genome harbors these coding sequences:
- the RBP4 gene encoding retinol-binding protein 4, with protein sequence MAQAGRFLAWLLLVVLGLLGCGCRAERDCRVSNIRVQENFDKARYNGTWYAMAKKDPEGLFLQDNVVARFTIDENGQMCAFAKGRVQLFNNWDVCAQMVGSFTDTEDPAKFKMKYWGVASFLQKGNDDHWVVDTDYDTYALHYSCRQLNDDGTCADSYSFVFSRDPKGLPPEAQKIVRKRQVDLCLDRKYRVIVHNGFCSKEF encoded by the exons ATGGCTCAGGCGGGGAGATTCctggcctggctgctgctggtggtCCTGGGCCTGCTGGGCTGTGGATGCCGAGCGGAGCGGGACTGCAGAGTGAGCAACATCAGAGTCCAAGAGAACTTCGACAAGGCTCGT taTAATGGCACCTGGTATGCCATGGCCAAAAAAGACCCTGAGGGACTGTTCCTGCAGGACAACGTGGTAGCCCGGTTCACCATAGATGAGAATGGACAAATGTGTGCCTTCGCCAAGGGCAGAGTCCAGCTGTTCAA TAACTGGGATGTTTGTGCTCAAATGGTTGGCTCCTTCACTGACACTGAGGATCCTGCCAAGTTCAAGATGAAGTACTGGGGTGTTGCCTCTTTTCTCCAGAAGGGAA ATGATGATCACTGGGTAGTGGACACAGATTATGACACTTATGCACTTCATTACTCCTGCCGCCAACTAAATGATGATGGTACCTGTGCTGATAGTTACTCCTTTGTGTTCTCCCGGGACCCGAAGGGATTGCCACCTGAGGCACAGAAAATTGTCAGGAAAAGGCAGGTCGACCTCTGCTTGGACAGAAAATACAGAGTTATTGTCCATAATg gattCTGCTCTAAGGAGTTTTGA